The DNA sequence TTCAGGTATGACCCTTCGGTGAAGGGCACGAGTTGGGGATGATCGATGCCGTGGGTATAGGTTTCGAGGAAGCGGAGGGATTTTCCTGCCTTGCCCCCTGCCTCAGAAAGGAGATAGCGGAAATCTTCAAGGGTGAGATGTACCGAGCAGGAGCAGGTGACGAGGATACCATTTTTGGATAATGCCTTTATAGCCATCTCGTTGATGCCCCTGTAACCGATAATCCCCTCCTTCTTTTTCCTGTGATCCTTGATGAATGCCGGCGGATCAAGGACAATGACATCGAATTGTTCCTCAATGTTTCTCAGGCAGTGCTTCACGTCATCGCATATGAATTCACAGCGTGCGGGATCAAAACCGTTGAGCGTTACGTTCTCTTTTGCCAGTTCAAGTGCGCTTTCAGAGGTATCCACACTTGTCACGCGCCGCGCGCCTCCTGCAAGGGCGTAGACAGTGAATCCTCCGGTATATGAAAAACAGTTGAGCACATCCTTATCTTTTGTGTATTTTATACATGCCCCACGCTTGTCGCGCTGGTCGAGAAAGAAGCCTGTCTTCTGGCCATGCTTTACATCGACGAGAAACTGAAAACCGTTTTCAAGAATGGCAATGCGGTCAGGCACAGAACCGGCAAGAAGCCCCTTTTCACTGTCGAGATTTTCCTGTTTCCTCACTGACATATCGGACCGTTCGTATATCCCTTTTGGTCTTAGTATCGTTCCCAGGGCATTGATAATATTGTTTTTCCATGACTCGATCCCACTGGTATGAAACTGCACCACCAGGTAGTCGTCATACTTGTCAACAATGAGCCCAGGCAGGAAATCGTTTTCACCATTAATCAGGCGGTAGGCATTCGTTAAGGGGTTTTCGACATACTCCTTTCTTGTCCGGTAAGCCCGCTCTATCCTCCTTGCGAAGAAAGACGCGTCTACTGTCTCATCCTTTTCATAACCCCAGACGCGGACTGCTATCTGTGAATATGAGTTGAAATAACCGGATGCAAGGAATTCCCCTGTCTCGCTGAAAAGCCTCACCGGCTCACCAGGAGGCAGGCCGTCAGGGATCTTTGTCAGGGCCTGTGAAAAGACCCAGGGGTGCCTGCCCAGCACGGGACCGATGCGGTTCCTTTTGATGGTTAATGTGATCATGATGCAAGGTCAGTATATATAAATTATTCCCTATCGTCAAAATCAACCGGCAGCTTCTTGTATTGTTTGCCAGCTTGTAAGCCTGTGCAGGCTTGTTAACCATGAGCCATGGGCTTGACTTATGCTCTTGGTTG is a window from the Syntrophorhabdaceae bacterium genome containing:
- a CDS encoding class I SAM-dependent rRNA methyltransferase translates to MITLTIKRNRIGPVLGRHPWVFSQALTKIPDGLPPGEPVRLFSETGEFLASGYFNSYSQIAVRVWGYEKDETVDASFFARRIERAYRTRKEYVENPLTNAYRLINGENDFLPGLIVDKYDDYLVVQFHTSGIESWKNNIINALGTILRPKGIYERSDMSVRKQENLDSEKGLLAGSVPDRIAILENGFQFLVDVKHGQKTGFFLDQRDKRGACIKYTKDKDVLNCFSYTGGFTVYALAGGARRVTSVDTSESALELAKENVTLNGFDPARCEFICDDVKHCLRNIEEQFDVIVLDPPAFIKDHRKKKEGIIGYRGINEMAIKALSKNGILVTCSCSVHLTLEDFRYLLSEAGGKAGKSLRFLETYTHGIDHPQLVPFTEGSYLKCFIISTE